GCCACGGACGTCGACGGGCTCGCCGCACTACTGCGGGACGACGTCCGCTGCTCGATGCCGCCCACGCCGGGCCTGTACGTCGGCCGCGACACGGTGGTGAACGACTGGGTCGAGAGCGGCTTCGAGGGCATGAAGAACCTGCGTGCCGTCCTCACCTCCGTGAACCGGCAGCCCGCCGTCGCCTTCTATCTCTGGCGGAAGCAGGAGGGTGCGTACCTGCCGCTGACGATCGACGTCCTGCGCGTCACCGGCGGGGCGATCACCGAGATCGTCACGTTCCACGACGACCGGTTCCCGCGGCTCGGGCTGCCGGAGCGCCTGCCGGCGGACGGCACGGAGTAGTCCCGTGCGGACGCTCGCGCTGCGCGGTGGCGCGCGTGTCGCGGTGGTCGCGGCCGAGTGGTGCGACGCGTTCGGCGTCGTCACCCGCGGGCGGGTGCAGCTGGAGCTGCGCGACGGCGAGCCCGGACCGGTCCTCGGACGCGACGCCGGGTTCTGGCTCCGCGGCACCGGCGTCCGCGCCCTGCGGAACCCCGGCCGTCGCACGGCGAGGGTGCGCATCGTCACCCCCGGGGCCAGGACCGTCACATGCCAGTCAACACACCCCTACGCCAGTCACCGAATGATGGAGGATGACATGAACAGCATGAATGACACCGGGGTCGTCGCAGGCCCGGCACCGGGCCGGGCCGGCCGCCCCCACCGGCTCCGCGGGCTCGCCGGCATCGGCTTCGTTGCCACGCTCGCAGCGATGGTGGCCACCACCCTCGCCGCTGCGCTTGCCCAGGTGGTCGGCGTCGACTTCGAGGTTCCCGATGGTGGCGAGACGATCCCGTTGCCCGGGTTCGCCGTGGTGACCGGCTTCTTCTCGGTCGTGGGCATCGTCATTGCCGTCGCTCTTCTTCGTTGGAGCG
This region of Streptosporangium sp. NBC_01495 genomic DNA includes:
- a CDS encoding DUF6069 family protein, which translates into the protein MRTLALRGGARVAVVAAEWCDAFGVVTRGRVQLELRDGEPGPVLGRDAGFWLRGTGVRALRNPGRRTARVRIVTPGARTVTCQSTHPYASHRMMEDDMNSMNDTGVVAGPAPGRAGRPHRLRGLAGIGFVATLAAMVATTLAAALAQVVGVDFEVPDGGETIPLPGFAVVTGFFSVVGIVIAVALLRWSARPAKRFVWTAVSLTAISLVPPLLSGANTATITALLGLHLVPAAVMIPTLARSLRTRTD